In Candidatus Devosia phytovorans, the DNA window CGTGATATTGCCCGCCCGCCGGCCGGATCCCTCCCCCTTTTCAGGGGGAGGTTAGGAGGGGGTATCCAGCAAAAACAAAGGGCGCCAAAGGCGCCCTCTGCATTATTTTCTATCCAACCAACTTTAGAACGGGCTGTCCGGGAAGTAGAAGTTGGCCGCATTCTCCTTGGTGATCAGTGGCGAACCCAGGATATAGGTGCCGCCGACCGGGCCGTTGGAGACAAAGTGGTTGACCGTCACGTCCATGGCCGTGGCGATCTGTGCCGGCGGATAGAGCACGTCGACGGGCACCAGCTCGTCGCCATCCATCACGCCCTTGACGATTTCCTTCATGCCGGCGCCGCCGACCACGAACATTTCGCTCTCGCGGCCCGCGGCCTTGATGGCTTCGACCACGCCCAGGGTGATGTCGTCGTCCTGGGCCCAGACGCCGTCAATGTCGGGGAAGCGCGACAGGAAGTCCTGCATCACTTCGAAGCCGTCATCGCGGTTCCAGTTGGCGAACTTGTTGTCGAGCACATTGATGCCCGAGCCCTCGATGGCGCCCATGAAGGCGTCGAAGCGTTCGGTGTCTAGCACGGTCGGAATACCGCGCAGGATGACGATATTGTCGCCATCGCCGAGACGGGTCTTCATGTATTCGGCCGAGTTGACGCCCATTTCGGTGTTGTTGCCCGAAACATAGACGTCCTGGATGGACGTGTCGGTCAGGCCGCGGTCG includes these proteins:
- a CDS encoding substrate-binding domain-containing protein, which gives rise to MSLKAIALGLLATSVLAGSAMAQDQIKIGVSIPAATHGFMGGLNWHAAEAEKRLEAANPNIDLIIVTADGPADQASDLEDLVSVHQIQGLVVLPFESEPLTEPVRAVKDSGAFITVVDRGLTDTSIQDVYVSGNNTEMGVNSAEYMKTRLGDGDNIVILRGIPTVLDTERFDAFMGAIEGSGINVLDNKFANWNRDDGFEVMQDFLSRFPDIDGVWAQDDDITLGVVEAIKAAGRESEMFVVGGAGMKEIVKGVMDGDELVPVDVLYPPAQIATAMDVTVNHFVSNGPVGGTYILGSPLITKENAANFYFPDSPF